In a single window of the Caulobacter soli genome:
- a CDS encoding alpha/beta hydrolase, which yields MTDSLQTLVRNDNLRLAYRIVHGTQPTVVWLGGFHSDMTGTKAQVLADQAQATGGGYLRFDYFGHGESDGDFADGTISRWREDALAVLDELTEGPLVLVGSSMGGWLACLAAIARPDRVKAMVLIAPAPDFTEKLMEPELSVEAKAAIARDGRWVRPSEYDDGGYPITRQLLEDGARWSILSGTVPIDVPVRVLQGGADPDVPWTHALELANSLASDDVVFTLIKDGDHRLSRPQDLERLVAAVAEARMLAEPVEDDPVARRLARAARARAAGQAPGASWAAADMGPDEE from the coding sequence ATGACCGATTCCCTTCAGACCCTCGTTCGCAACGACAATCTGCGGTTGGCGTACCGGATCGTCCACGGAACCCAGCCCACGGTTGTGTGGCTTGGCGGATTCCACTCCGACATGACCGGAACCAAGGCCCAGGTTCTGGCCGATCAGGCCCAGGCGACGGGCGGCGGTTATCTGCGGTTCGACTACTTCGGCCATGGCGAGTCCGACGGCGACTTCGCTGACGGCACGATCAGCCGCTGGCGCGAGGACGCCCTGGCGGTGCTCGACGAACTGACCGAGGGGCCGTTGGTGCTGGTCGGCTCGTCGATGGGCGGCTGGCTGGCGTGCCTGGCCGCCATCGCCCGGCCCGACCGGGTCAAGGCCATGGTCCTGATCGCCCCGGCGCCGGACTTCACCGAGAAGCTGATGGAGCCCGAGCTGTCGGTCGAGGCCAAGGCGGCGATCGCCCGCGACGGCCGCTGGGTCCGGCCTTCGGAATACGATGACGGCGGCTATCCGATCACCCGGCAATTGCTGGAGGATGGGGCGCGGTGGTCGATCCTGTCGGGGACCGTGCCGATCGACGTTCCGGTGCGCGTCCTGCAGGGCGGCGCCGATCCGGACGTGCCGTGGACCCACGCCCTGGAACTGGCCAACAGCCTGGCCTCCGACGACGTGGTCTTCACCCTGATCAAGGACGGCGATCACCGCCTGTCGCGGCCGCAGGACCTGGAGCGCCTGGTCGCGGCGGTGGCCGAGGCCCGCATGCTGGCCGAACCGGTCGAGGACGACCCCGTGGCGCGCCGTCTGGCCCGAGCCGCTCGCGCTCGCGCGGCGGGACAGGCTCCAGGCGCCTCGTGGGCGGCCGCCGACATGGGGCCGGACGAGGAATAG
- a CDS encoding SDR family oxidoreductase — translation MRLFVFGLGYVGQAFARALIARGWSVAATVRDAGRAAELSALGVQPVDAEDRDALTAALVGVNAVLITAPPSSDGCPGLEAVIPALAAAQAFPDWIGYLSTTGVYGDFEGRWVFESSPLKAQSVEGARRVGAERDWQEVGRGMGLTVTTFRLPGIYGPGRSALDRLRAGEGRRIVKPGQVFSRIHLEDIVSGLLASLDRPRAGGVYNLVDDEPAPPQDVMEHAASLLGVAVPPDLPFNEMGLSPATRRFYAENKRVSNALAKAELGWRPKYPTYREGLAAILKAGD, via the coding sequence TTGCGTCTGTTCGTGTTCGGATTGGGTTATGTCGGCCAGGCCTTCGCGCGGGCGCTGATCGCGCGCGGCTGGAGCGTCGCCGCGACAGTGCGTGACGCCGGGCGCGCCGCCGAACTGAGCGCCCTGGGCGTCCAGCCTGTCGACGCCGAGGACCGTGACGCCCTGACCGCCGCCCTGGTCGGCGTCAACGCCGTGCTGATCACCGCCCCGCCCTCTTCCGACGGCTGTCCGGGGCTGGAGGCGGTGATCCCCGCCCTGGCCGCCGCCCAGGCCTTCCCCGACTGGATCGGCTATCTGTCGACCACCGGCGTCTACGGCGACTTCGAGGGGCGCTGGGTGTTCGAAAGCTCGCCGCTGAAGGCCCAGTCGGTCGAGGGCGCGCGCCGGGTCGGGGCCGAGCGCGACTGGCAGGAGGTCGGACGGGGCATGGGCCTGACGGTGACCACCTTCCGCCTGCCCGGCATCTACGGCCCCGGCCGCAGCGCCCTGGACCGCCTGCGGGCCGGCGAAGGCCGCCGCATCGTCAAGCCGGGCCAGGTGTTCAGCCGCATCCATCTGGAAGACATCGTCTCGGGCCTGCTGGCCTCGCTGGACCGGCCCCGGGCGGGCGGCGTCTACAACCTGGTCGACGACGAGCCGGCCCCGCCGCAGGACGTCATGGAGCACGCCGCCAGCCTGCTGGGCGTCGCGGTCCCACCCGACCTGCCGTTCAACGAGATGGGCCTGTCGCCCGCCACCCGCCGCTTCTACGCCGAGAACAAGCGCGTCTCGAACGCTCTGGCCAAGGCCGAGCTGGGCTGGCGACCGAAGTATCCGACCTATCGCGAGGGGCTGGCGGCGATCCTGAAGGCGGGGGACTAG
- a CDS encoding CopG family ribbon-helix-helix protein — MTKSAPLRIELDGDLDRRLSEVAEVMDQPKAALIERAVRDFLELRDWQDAAIDEGLRAAEEGRVFEHDEIAEWVASWDTPNERPMPTRD; from the coding sequence ATGACGAAATCCGCTCCTCTCCGCATAGAACTCGACGGCGATCTGGACCGGCGCTTGTCCGAGGTCGCCGAGGTCATGGATCAGCCGAAGGCGGCGTTGATCGAACGGGCAGTGCGCGACTTCCTCGAGCTGCGCGATTGGCAGGACGCGGCGATCGACGAAGGTTTGCGTGCGGCCGAGGAGGGACGGGTCTTCGAGCACGACGAAATCGCGGAATGGGTCGCCTCCTGGGATACGCCGAACGAACGGCCCATGCCCACACGCGATTGA
- a CDS encoding type II toxin-antitoxin system RelE/ParE family toxin translates to MRIVWTEPAVRDLAFARAWIAQDRPMAAASQVQRIVDAVAGLRDFPSIGRPGRRGGARELIVPGGPFIVAYKVRGDEIAILGVFHGARRWPDSL, encoded by the coding sequence ATGCGCATCGTTTGGACTGAGCCCGCTGTGCGCGACCTCGCCTTCGCTCGGGCATGGATCGCTCAGGATCGCCCCATGGCCGCCGCAAGCCAGGTTCAGCGGATCGTCGATGCGGTCGCGGGGCTTCGCGACTTCCCCAGCATCGGACGACCAGGGCGTCGTGGCGGCGCGCGCGAACTCATTGTGCCCGGAGGTCCCTTTATCGTCGCGTACAAGGTCCGTGGCGACGAGATCGCGATCCTCGGAGTCTTCCACGGCGCTCGCCGCTGGCCGGACAGCCTCTAG